In a genomic window of Wyeomyia smithii strain HCP4-BCI-WySm-NY-G18 chromosome 1, ASM2978416v1, whole genome shotgun sequence:
- the LOC129719012 gene encoding protein THEM6-like — MWWIVVLLYVAFDLNYFIRTLCTIGSIALSRRNLKLTETITTYGICTTQDIDIFLNHMNNVRFLRELDFARYQWYGRCRFWTNFNAAGGSVMQGATMIRYRKMISLLQPFRVETRLVWWDEKSLYFEHKFITLLDGFIRAIAFSKQVAAKVNLNDFMGRFEECLNKPPQPDEIRHWLAANEVSSLQIRKDR; from the exons ATGTGGTGGATCGTTGTACTGCTCTATGTGGCATTCGATTTGAATTACTTCATTCGAACGCTATGCACAATAGGGTCGATAGCGTTGTCCAGAAGAAATCTTAAACTCACAGAAACCATTACGACCTACG GCATCTGTACTACCCAAGACATCGATATATTCCTAAATCACATGAACAACGTCCGTTTCCTGCGAGAACTAGACTTTGCTCGCTACCAATGGTACGGTCGATGTCGGTTCTGGACAAATTTTAATGCTGCCGGTGGGTCAGTAATGCAAGGCGCAACGATGATACGTTACCGTAAAATGATTTCGCTACTGCAGCCTTTCCGGGTGGAAACACGTCTAGTCTGGTGGGACGAAAAGAGTCTCTATTTCGAGCACAAGTTCATTACACTGCTAGACGGATTTATTCGCGCAATTGCCTTTTCGAAGCAGGTAGCAGCGAAAGTCAACTTAAACGATTTCATGGGTCGATTCGAGGAATGCCTGAATAAGCCACCCCAACCGGATGAAATCCGTCACTGGTTAGCAGCGAATGAGGTGTCTAGTCTACAAATACGCAAAGATAGGTAA